The Flavobacterium sp. M31R6 nucleotide sequence TGCGTAGGAATACTTGTATTGACAACTATAGCCGATATGTTTAGGCCTGCAATGCTTGTGTGTTTAAAGACATTTACCACAAAAGAAAACAGGGCTCGTGCTTATTCATTAACCCGTGCAGCGATTAACTTGGGATTCCTTTTTGGGCCAGTCCTAGGTGGATTGATTATTATGCAGTTGGGATATGAATATATATTTTATGTTGATGGATCGACCTGTATCTTAGCAATAATTGTTTTCATGTTTTTTGTGAAAGAAAAGAAATTGCAAGTCAAATTGAAAAAACATCACGAGAACGCTGTTAAGAAAGTTTCAGTAATGAAAGACAAGCCTTTTATGCTTCACTTGGTAATTTGTTTGATTACAGGAATATTATTTTTCCAGATTTTTACAACTTTGCCTCTGTATCATAAAGAGCGATTTAATATGTCAGAGTTTGATAGCGGATTGCTTTTGAGTTTAAATGGACTGCTTATTTTGCTTTTCGAACTTCCAATTGTAAATTATGTAAGCAAAAATAAAATCAATAATCATAAAGTAATTTCTTTAGGGTTATTGCTTATGGCAACTAGTTTTTTACTTCTGTTGTTTCCTTGGGAAGCTATTTTGATTCCTATGATGCTTTTTATGACATGTGGAGTAATGTTGACTTTCCCATTTGCTAATTCATTCGCAATGGAGAGATCTAATGAGATGCAAGAAGGTAAGTATATGGCAGCTTTTACCATGAGTTACAGTTTTGCACATATTTTAAGCGCTAAAACAGGTATGGAAATCATTCAGAATTCTGGCTATGAGTCGAATTGGATGTTTATGACGGTTCTTGGTATGGCAGGTACTTTACTTGTTTTCAAGTTGTCTAAGATGGTTGAAAAAGAAGAGTTGAAAGAGAGAATGATACCCGTAGAAAGTAACGAAAATAATTAGTTTGGTCTACTTTTAAAAGGTGGTTCAAGACTAATAAAAAACAGAATAATAATTAAAAACAGCAGTAAACTTTTTGTTTACTGCTGTTTTTTTTTGCTCTAGGCTTATGTTGCTTTTTTTGTTGATGCTTTGTTAAAAGTTATTAATTGTTTTTTGTTAAAGTATTTTTAGAAGCCTAGATCATGTCAGTTTTTTTGTTCTAAAAACTTATTTTAAAATGATTAAAGAAAGGCATAAAAAAATCCCATTTCGTGATGAAATGGGACTTTATGAGTAAACGAAAATCTGAAATTAGATATCGTTGATATAATCTAATTGATTATCCTAAAGTAACTCTTTTGAAACCTGTAATTTCAACATTGAATCCTTTAACGTAATCACCAACTTTTTTACTGTCATCTTTGATGAAGTTTTGATCTAATAAGGCTTTCTCTTGATCTAAAGTAGTGTTGTCAGAGATGAAACGTTGAACTTTTCCTGGAATAATTTTATCCCAAATTTGTTCTGGTTTACCTTCAGCTTTTAATTCAGCTTTAGCATCTTCTTCAGCTTGTTTGATAACTTCTTCAGTTAATTGAGAGTAAGAAATATATTTAGGAACATTTTTTAAAGTTTTTCCTAAACGTTTTGCTTCTTCATTTTCTTTTTCGATTATAGCAATACGAGCAGCAAGTTCAGAAGCAACGAAGGCTGGATCAAAATCTTTGTAAGATAATGTATCAGCTCCCATAGAAGCAACTTGCATAGAGATGTCTTTAGTTAAAACGTCACCATTAGCAATTGGTGCAGAAATTGCAGTTAATGCAGCAATTTTGTTAACGTGAACGTAAGATCCAACGAAAGCACCTTCTAAAATTTCAAAACCACCGATTTCGATTTTTTCACCGATAACACCGGTTTGTTCGATTAATTTTTCAGCAACAGTAATTCCGTTGAAATCTGAAGCTAAAAATTCTTCTTTAGAAGAGAAGTTAATAGCTCTTTCTACTAATTCTTTAGCCAAAGTTACGAAAGCCTCATTTTTACCTACGAAATCTGTTTCGCAGTTTAAAGTGATGATAGCTCCTTTAGTTTTGTCAGCATTAATAAAAGAAACAGCAGCTCCTTCAGAAGACTCACGGTCAGAACGGTTAGCAGCAACTTTTTGTCCTTTTTCTCTAAGGTTTTGTATAGCTTTATCGAAATCTCCTTCAGCTTCAACTAAAGCTTTTTTACAGTCCATCATTCCGGCACCTGTAGTTTGTCTTAATTTATTTACGTCTGCAGCAGTAATTGTTGCCATAATATAATGTGTTTAATGTTATAAAAGTAAAAATTCCAATTTTCAAATCCCAAATTCCAATTTTATTAAATTATCAACATACTGTTTCTAATTTTTTATGGAATTTGGAATTTAAAATTGGAATTTAAAATTTGATTTATTCTTCAGTTGCTGGAGCTACAGGAGCTTCAACTGCTGGAGTTTCAGCTACAGGAGCTTCTGCTTCAGCAACAACTTCAGTAGCATCAGTTTCTTTATCAGAAGTTCTATTTGCAAGACCGTCGATAATTGAAGCAGTTACTAAAGATAAAATTTTATCAATTGATTTAGAAGCATCATCATTTGCAGGGATAACATAATCTACTTCACGTGGATCAGAGTTTGTATCAACCATTGCAAAAACTGGAATGTTTAATTTTTGAGCTTCTTTTATTGCGATGTGTTCAGCTTTGATATCTACTACGAACAATGCTGCAGGAAGTCTAGACATATCTGCGATTGATCCTAAGTTTTTCTCTAGTTTTGCACGAAGACGATCAACTTGTAAACGCTCTTTTTTAGAAAGGGTCATGAAGGTACCATCTTTCTTCATTTTATCAATAGTAGCCATTTTTTTAACAGCTTTACGGATAGTTACGAAGTTAGTTAGCATTCCACCAGGCCATCTTTCAGTGATGTAAGGCATGTTTGCAGCTTTTGCTTTATCAGCAACGATGTCTTTTGCTTGTTTCTTGGTAGCAACAAATAATATTTTTCTACCTGATGCAGCGATTTTTTTCAAAGCGTCATTTGCTTCTTCAATTTTTGCTGCAGTTTTATATAGATTGATAATGTGTATACCATTACGCTCCATATAAATGTAAGGAGCCATATTTGGATCCCATTTTCTAGTCATGTGTCCAAAATGAACACCTGCTTCTAGTAATTCTTTTACTTCTACTTTGTTTGACATTTTTTGTACTAGTTTACGTTCTGTTGATTAGCAATGCATGAATGGCGATAGATCGGCTACATACATTTAGATGCTAAACTAATTTCCAACCTCGGTCGGACAACAACAACATTGTTTTAAATTTTTTAATACATTCTAGGATGTCTTGCACGAATGATACAAGACTGGTAATATTAACGTTTAGAGAATTGGAATCTCTTACGAGCTTTCTTCTGACCGAATTTCTTACGTTCAACCATTCTTGGATCTCTAGTTAATAAACCTTCTGGTTTCAAGATAGCTCTGTTTTCAGCATTTACTTCACACATAACGCGTGCCAATGCCATTCTTACAGCTTCTGCTTGTCCAGTTGAACCACCTCCATAAACGTTTACTTTTACGTCAAAGTTAGATGCGTTTTCTGTCATAGACATTGGTTGCAAAACTTTGTACTGTAAAGTAGCAGTTGGGAAATAAGTTGCGAATGGTTTTTTGTTTACAACGATAACTCCTGTTCCTTCAGAAACATAAACACGTGCAACAGCGGTCTTTCTTCTACCGATTTTGTGAATAACTCCCATTACTTAAGATCGTTTAGGTTAACAGTTCTAGGTTTTTGAGCCCCTTGTTTGTGCTCAGATCCTACAACAACATTTAAATTTCTAAAAAGTTCAGCTCCTAATTTGTTTTTAGGTAACATTCCTTTTACAGCTTTCTCTACTAGTAATGCAGGGTTTTTTGATTGCAATACTTTAGCAGTTAAAGTTCTTTGTCCTCCAGGGTAACCAGTGTGACGGATGTATGTTTTCTCATCCATTTTGTTACCTGTTAGGTTGATTTTTTCTGAGTTGATAACAATTACGTTATCTCCACAGTCCACGTGTGGCGTATAACTTGGCTTGTACTTACCTCTTAAAATCATAGCGACTTTTGAAGCAAGACGACCTAAGTTATGACCGTCAGCATCTACAACAATCCATTCTTTTGTAGAATTGGCTTTTGTTGTTGAAATTGTCTTGTAGCTTAATGCGTTCACAATAATATATTTTAATTAAACATTCCATCCCCAATAAAGGGGTTGCAAAAGTACAATTAATTATTTTAAATACAAATAGCTTATTTGAATATTTTTTTGTTGGATTCCTGCTGATTATCAAATATATATTTGGATTGAGTCAAATAACATTTAGTTTGAGATTCATTTTTTTAAAATAATTTACTGGAATATTTTTTTTGATGTTGCATTTTTTTTGTAATTTTCGCTTTTAACCTTTCAAATGCCTGTTAAATTTTATATATTTAATAAAAATTTAGCATGTTTTGTTTAATCCTTTGTTGTTTTAATTTTTTTAACGACTCTTAATATAGTACCAAATACCATTCTACAATGAAAGCAAAAGCAACATTAAAACAAATTGCAAAAGAACTTAATGTTTCGGTATCGACTGTTTCTAAGGCACTTAATGATAGTCCGGAAATAAGCGAGCAAACAAAAATTAGAATTAAAGAATACGCCAAATTAAAAAATTATAAGCCCAATGTTATTGGTTTGAATCTTAAAAACAGAAAAACCAAAACGATTGGTGTTATTATACCTAATATATTAAACTCCTTTTTTGCCAAAGTTTTTAGTGGTATTGAGAAAGTGGCTGACGAGAAAGGATACAATGTTATTATGTGTATTTCCAATGAGTCGCTAGAAAAAGAAGCCCACACTCTTGAAATGTTGAGTAATGGTACTATAGATGGATTTGTTTTGTCAATTTCTGAAGAAGCGCAAAAGTTACATGAATACAATCATTTCAAGGATATTATAAATGATGGTACTCCGATTGTGATGTTCGATAGAACCACAGACGAAGTGGAATGTGATAAAGTTATTGTGGATGATTTTGATTCAGGTCATAATGCGACGCAGCATTTAATTGATTTGGGGTGTAAAAATATCGCGTTAATTTCATCGGTGGATAATTTGAGTGTCGGTAAATTGAGAGCTGAAGGATACTTAAAGGCATTGAGTGATAATAATATTACAATAAATGAGAATATTATTATCAGAACAGATTCAGAAATGGATCTTATTGATAAAATTACGGACTTGTATTCGAATAATCTTGTTGACGGTGTTTTTGCATTAGATGAAAACGATTCCGTTGCAGCTTTGAAAGTAGGTGCTAAGAAAGGATACAAAATACCAAAGGATCTTAAAATTATTGGTTTTGCGGATGGGATTCTTGCCTCAAGAAGATTATCCCCAAGTTTAACGACAGTTAGTCAACATGGAATTGACATTGGTGAGGTTGCCGTAAAATTGTTAATTGACAGATTGGAATCCAAGGAAGAACACAAGCCTTATGAAACCGTTGTTATCAAAACAAAATTAAAGGAAAGAGAATCTACTAAATAATAAAAAAAGCCATTCAAAATTAAAGAATGGCTTTTTTTATGGAGGGTTTTTAATGTTTATGATTTGTTTATTAGTGATATAAAATAAACAAATAAAATTATTACGATAAGAGCAATTCTAAAAGACTTTTGTTGTTGCGCTTTAAGAGTGTAACCATCTTTTTTCAATTCCCAAGTAAACAGTAATTCAAAAATTGTTGATTTAGGTTTTAAAATAAAATCTGAAATTTGATAGCTTTTTTTAGCTTTTTTTAATTCTTCGGCTTCTTCATTTTTGATAGCTAACATGACAGCATTGTCAATTTCTTTTGTGTCAACGTTTCTATTTGATAATTCACTCTTTGCTAATTTGAGTGCTTCAGGGTTCCATTTTTTTGGAGAACCTACAATCGCTAGTAAATCATTCGTCGTTCTGCTTTTAATAGGAGGTTTGAAATTGTCAATCATTCTTAAATTTGTGTTTTATAAAATTGCAAAATGGTTTAATTTGCTGTCTATTTTTTACCATCAATCCTCTGTGAACTGCTGCTGAATACTGAACACTTTCTTAATGCGCTTCCAGCCAATCTTTTCCGGCTCCTATCTCTACATCCAAAGGAACTGCCATTGTAAATGCATTTTCCATCTCATATTTAATCATTGGTTTGATTTTTTCCAGTTCAGAATTGTGAACATCAAACACAAGCTCATCATGAACTTGGAGTAACATTTTGCTTTTCCAGTTTTCAGATATTAGTTTTTTGTGAATATTGATCATCGCAATTTTGATAATATCTGCGGCACTTCCCTGAATAGGAGCATTCACAGCATTTCTTTCTGCTGCGCCACGAACTACGGCATTCGCTGAATTGATGTCTTTTAAATAGCGACGACGACCAGATATGGTTTGTACATATCCGTTTTTTCTGGCAAAATCCACTTGATTGGACATGTATGATTTTAGTTTTGGATAAGACGCATAATAGGCATCAATCAGTTCGGCACTTTCTTTTCGCGAAAGTGAGGTTTGATTGCTTAATCCAAAAGCCGAAACTCCATAGATTATTCCAAAATTCACCGTTTTGGCATTGCTACGTTGTTCTTTTGTAACTTCTTCTAATGGGACATGGAAAACTTTTGCAGCGGTACTTCTGTGAATATCTTCGTGGTTTTTGAAGGCTTTAATCATGTTTTCTTCGCCAGATAAAGCCGCTATAATTCGCAGTTCTATCTGAGAATAATCCGCAGAAACCAAAGTGTAATTTTCATCACGGGCGATAAATGCTTTTCTAATCAATCGTCCTCTTTCGGTACGGATCGGAATGTTTTGTAAGTTCGGATTGTTTGAACTCAAACGCCCCGTTGCCGCAACAGTTTGCATATAATCGGTGTGAACACGTCCTGTTTTTTCATCAACTTGGTTAGGTAAAGCATCAATATAAGTGCTTTGCAATTTCACCATTTGTCTCCATTCAAGAATATCGCGGACAATTTCATTGTCATTGGCCAGATACGATAAAACCTCTTCGCCAGTGGCATATTGACCGGTTTTGGTTTTCTTTTGTTTGGCTCCGCCAATTTTTAATTTGTCAAATAAAACATCACCAAGTTGTTTTGGGGAAGCCAAATTGAATTTCTCGCCAGCGGTTTCATAGATTTTTTGTTCCAATGCATTACTTTCGGCAGCCATTTCAACCGACATTGATTTTAAGAAAGGAACATCCAGATTAATTCCTTCCAATTCCATTGCTGCCAAAACAGGTATTAACGGAATTTCGATTTCTTCAAAAAGCTTTTTTGTTTCGGCTTTATCTAGAATCGGACTGAAATTTTGCTTCAATTGATAAGTAACATCGGCATCTTCGGCGGCATATTCTTTAATGTCTTCCAATGGAACCTCACGCATCGTTTTTTGACCTTTTCCTTTTTTGCCAATTAAATCTTCAATGGATTTTGGTGAATATTTCAAATAGGTTTCCGATAAAACATCCATATTATGACGCATATCAGGATTAATCAAGTAATGCGCAATCATCGTGTCGAATAATTTTCCTTTGATTTGAACGCCATAATGAGAAAGAATCTTTAAATCGTATTTGACGTTTTGACCAATTTTTTCGATGTTTTCATTTTCGAAAAAAGGTTTGAATTTGTCAACTAAAGCTTGTGCTTCGTCTCGGCTCTCTGGAAACGGAATATAAAATGCTTTCCCTTTTTCATATGAAAATGACATTCCAACCAGTTCAGCATTCAAGGCATCAATTCCTGTAGTTTCGGTGTCAAAACAAACCGAAGTTTGGTTCATTAAGTTTTGCAACAGCAATTTCACGGCAAAATCGCCTTGTATACTTTGGTAAAAATGTTCCGTATTTTCTAAAGTGGCATAATGCGAACTCGATTTTACCTCGCCAGTTTCTTCATCTGAAAAACCGAATAAATCAAACTGGTCTTCATTGGATTTTTTGGCAGGAGCTTTTTTAATTATTTTTTCGCTGTCATTGTCACTGCCATTACCATTTCCGTTACCATTGGTATCGATTTCATCGTAGTCTTTTCCAGTTCCAAAAAACTTGTCAAACTGTGCTTTCATTTGACGAAATTCCAATTCCTGGAATAATTCGTCTGTTCTTTCAACATCGGGTTTCGATAATTCGTAGTCACTTTCATTAAATTGTACAGGACAATCAAGTAAAATGGTTGCTAACTTTTTAGACAAAATTCCTTTGTCTGCATTGGCTTCAATTTTCTCTTTCATGGCGCCTTTCAGCTTGTCGGTATTAGCCAAAAGATTTTCCATTGATCCAAATTCCTTCAGTAATTTCTTAGCAGTTACTTCGCCTACACCCGGAAGTCCCGGTATATTATCGGCAGCATCGCCCATCATTCCCAGATAATCAATAACTTGCTCTGGACGTTCTATTTCAAATCGGGCTAAAACTTCTGGAACTCCCCAAATTTCTATACCATTTCCCATACGTGCGGGTTTGTACATAAAAATATTCTCGGAAACCAATTGGGCAAAATCTTTATCAGGAGTAACCATAAAGACTTGATAGTTTTCTTTTTCTGCCTGTTTAGCAATGGTTCCTATTAAATCGTCCGCTTCATAACCGGGTACTTCAATAATCGGAATATGCATTGCCTTCAATAATTCTTGAATGTAGGGAACGGCAATCTTGATCGCTTCTGGAGTTTCGTCGCGATGTGCTTTGTATTCTTTATACATTTCGTATCGATAGGTGCTTCCGCCTTTGTCAAAAGCCACTGCCAAATGGTCTGGCTTGTCTCGTTTTATAACATCCATCAAGGCATTCATAAATCCCATAATAGCCGAAGTATCCATTCCTTTCGAATTGATTCTTGGGTTTTTTATAAAGGCAAAATAACCACGAAATATTAATGCATAAGCATCAAGAAGGTAAAGGCGTTTTTGAACAGACATATAAAAAATTTAGTCTGTAAAAATAGGCAATTGAGTTTTAAAAATGAATTTGTTATCGAAATTTATAATTACCAATAGAAAAGTAATAATGAACTCTTTTTTTGACTTTAAAGATGAGTTCGTTAAGGCAAAGTTAAACTTTTATTGAGGGGTAAATCTTCATTTTGTCTTCATTTATCGGTTATACATTTGACCTATAAATAACAAATTATTAATTCAAAATTTTAGAAATCATGAAAAAAGTATTGTTGTTAATCGCAGTATTATTTGGAACAGCAGTGATGGTAAATGCTAAAACACTGCCTGAAAAATCAGCTACAGTGAAAGAAGTGAAAATGACTAAACATCCAAAACACAAAAAAGCGAAAAAAGAACAAAAAGAAGCAGCGCCAACTGGAGCGTCAACTTCTAAAACAAAAAAATAATTAATGTTTCTGTTTTGTTTGCATATGAGGATGGACGCAAAACAAAAGGGTTGATTGTTTATGAAAGTCAGTGGAGAAATTTACTGGCTTTTTTGTATTTTTAGATACGTTAAAATTTTAATAACGTTTTGTGTTTTAATTTTTCATTAGTTGTTACTTTGAGTGTTTTTTAATAAAAAATATTTATGAAAATTCTTATTGTTGAAGATAATCCCGAATTGGCTTTGGAAGTGAAAGAATATCTTTCCAGCAATGGCTATATCTGCAAAATTTCCAAGAATTGTGAAGAGGCATTGGAGGAAATCAACAGTAATGATTATGACATTATGCTTTTGGATTTAGGCTTGCCCGACGGAAGTGGTTTTGATGTTTTAAAAAGCATTCGTAAAACAGATTCCAAAGTTGCGGTGATTATCATTACTGCCCAAGGAGAATTGGAAGACAGAATAAATGGACTGCAACTTGGCGCAGATGATTATTTGACAAAACCTTTTGCTTTAACAGAGTTGGGAGCTCGTTTATTTGCCATTATTCGAAGAATGCACGGATATACTGTTAATCAGTTGGATGTTCATGGGTTTAGTTTGAAGTTGCAAGATTACAAAGTAAGTTATGATGAGATTCCAATTAATTTGACCAAAAAGGAATTTGATATTTTTCAATATTTAGTTTTAAACAAAAATCGTGTAATAACACGTTTGCAATTGACCGAGCATATTTGGGGAGATATTCTTGAAGTAAATTCCGATTCCAATTTTATAGATGTCCATGTTCGAAATCTTAGAAAAAAATTAGATAAACATTCCCAAATCGAATGGTTTGAAACTGTTAGAAATGTGGGTTATAGGATAAATGTGTAGCGTTTAATAATTAATATTCTGTATATGAAAATCAAGCATCAATTGGCTATTTTTAATGCATTGTCGCGTTTGTTGCTGATTTTGGTTTTATGGCTAATGCTTCCTGTTTTGGTCGAAAAAGTGGTTTACAATCACATAAACAAGAGTTTACTGGAGAAAAAACAAAAGTTCATTGAGCATTTAGACAAGGAAGAAATAAATGATTTCATTGTTCGGAATGACACTTCCGAGACTTATGCCAGTTTTTCAACTTTACATAGTGAGTTCCTTTCGCTTTCCAGAGTACCTTCTAAAGTCAAAATTGATCAAACACTTTTTATTACAGAGCAAAGAATAATTGAAGATGAGCGAAATGATTATAGAATTCTTCAGTATTATTTTAAGTATGAAAACACAAACTACCTTTTGGAAATTGGAAATAGTTTAAGCGAAATCGACGATCTTACCTTTGTAATTCGATTTTTCTTCATAATTGTTTTAATTATAATTGTGGTCATTACTTTTTTGGCAGATACTTTTTATATCGAATATTTATTAAAGCCTTTTTATAAAATTATTGATACTAAAATCCGTCATGTAAATGAACCCGAATCTTTTGATCACACTCCAATAAAAACACATTCTAGGGATTTTCAGGAATTGGATACTGTTCTAAATCAAATGATGGACAGAATTACTGAATTGTTTAAGAAGGAAAAGCAATTTATAGCCAATGTTTCCCATGAACTTTTGACTCCAATTGCATTATTGAAAAACAAATTTGAGAATTTACTTCAAAATGAATCTTTGGATGATAATGCAGTGGATAAAATTGTAGGTTCTCTAAGTACATTAGATCTGCTGAAAAAGATAATTGCCAATTTATTGTTGATTTCAAAAATCGAAAACAATCAATATGAAGCAAATGAGACGATTGATTTTGATGCTATAATTACCGATTTACTAGCAGACTTGCAAGATAGGATTGAAGATAAGGAATTGTCTTTTAATAAAAATTTGGAACATCATTTTAGTTTTAGGGGAAATAAAACCCTGATGCATATTCTCTTTTATAATTTGATAGTCAATGCGATTAAATACAATAACCCTTTAGGTACAATTGAAATTAAGGACGGTTTTTTGCATGGAAATTATTTCTTGTCAGTTTCGGATTCGGGTATCGGAATGAATAAAAAACAACAGCAGAATGTTTTCAAACGATTCACCAGAGTAAGTTCTGATCAGGAAGGGCAGGGGCTGGGGCTTGCAATTGTTGAAAGTATTGCTCAATTTCATCATATTACTCTTGAGATAACTTCAGAAATAAATATTGGTACCACTTTTATTTTGTTGTTTCCAAATGAGTCAAAACCCAATTAAAAGTTAATTTTTTCGAGAAGACCAAAACTTCATTTAATCTTCATTTAGCATGTATAGCTTTGACCTATTAATAAACTAAATTATTAATCTAAAATTTAAAATCATGAAAAATTTATTGATGGTATTGGCAGTAGCTTTAGGAACAACAGTTATGGTAAGTGCACAAACTACACCAGCTCAAACTACACCTACTAAAGAAGTAAAAGCTACTAAAAAAGAAGCAAAAAAAGAAACAAAAAAAGCGCACAAAACAGAAGTTAGCAAACCAACTACTACTGAGACTGCAACTCCAAAAAAATAAAACAATCTTTTGTTAGTGAATATTTCATAGAATATTTCAAAAGATGTTAAAAGTTGGTTTTAATAGGAGAAAAGGGGAGATAAAGAAATTTACTCCCTTTTTTTGCGTTAAAATTATGGTAATATGGGTATTTAGCATTTTCAATAGTTGTTACTTTGTATAAAATTTTATAAAATAATGATCTTACGTTTATTCTTTATAGGTGCTATTCTTTTTGTTATTGAGCTTTATGCTTTTCAGGCAATTAAAACTTTAATTAAATTGAAATGGCTGCTGATTTCTTATCAAATAATAAGCCTTTTTCTTTTTGTATTTATCCTTTATTCTTTCACGCAATTTGACCGTTCAGTTGGGCAAACCAAGCAGACGATGTTTACTATGGGCTTGTTGCTGGTGGTTTATCTTCCTAAAATTGTAATGACGGTAATTCTTTTGGGAGAAGATGTATTCCGACTGGCAGCGGGGTCAATCAATTATTTTATTGATAATAATAGTAATTCCGATTTTTTGCCTTCCAGACGTAAATTTGTTAGTCAAATAGGTTTAGGGTTGGCTGCCATTC carries:
- a CDS encoding cell wall metabolism sensor histidine kinase WalK, translated to MKIKHQLAIFNALSRLLLILVLWLMLPVLVEKVVYNHINKSLLEKKQKFIEHLDKEEINDFIVRNDTSETYASFSTLHSEFLSLSRVPSKVKIDQTLFITEQRIIEDERNDYRILQYYFKYENTNYLLEIGNSLSEIDDLTFVIRFFFIIVLIIIVVITFLADTFYIEYLLKPFYKIIDTKIRHVNEPESFDHTPIKTHSRDFQELDTVLNQMMDRITELFKKEKQFIANVSHELLTPIALLKNKFENLLQNESLDDNAVDKIVGSLSTLDLLKKIIANLLLISKIENNQYEANETIDFDAIITDLLADLQDRIEDKELSFNKNLEHHFSFRGNKTLMHILFYNLIVNAIKYNNPLGTIEIKDGFLHGNYFLSVSDSGIGMNKKQQQNVFKRFTRVSSDQEGQGLGLAIVESIAQFHHITLEITSEINIGTTFILLFPNESKPN